Below is a window of Numenius arquata unplaced genomic scaffold, bNumArq3.hap1.1 HAP1_SCAFFOLD_1556, whole genome shotgun sequence DNA.
tagatttcgggcccccccccccccccttcacagcACCCCGCAGGTCGCCGACTTCACCCCCCCCGCCGGTGCCCCGGCGGGGTCCAAATCGGGGGGCAGGGTGCCGGGGGGGCCCCAAATATTGAGCTCCTCGAAGACGCCGGTCTCGATGAGCTCCTCCTGCCAGGGGATGGGGACGGTCCCCGAGGCGAAGGTGTCGCAAAGGGCCGTGTCCCCCGCGTCCAGCTCCACCCCCCGCACCGAGGAGaaggcccccacctcccccaggtCCTTGGCGTAAACCCGCCGGGGGTCCGGCACGAACGGGGGGGGCACCagccctgggggagggagggggggggggggaagaggaagggggtgaAGTGGTGGAGGCGCCTCTCAACTGTGGTGCcaccacccctgtcccccccccaggagccagtCCGGAATTGCTGGAGACCCCAGTTCTAGATCGTCCAACAACCACTGGAGACCCCAGTTCCAGACACCCAACAACCATTGTAGAGCCCATTCCTTGACCACCCACCACCCACTTCCATGACCACCCACCACCCACTGGAGACCCCAGTCCTTGACCACCCAACACCCACTTCCATAAGCACCGACCACCCACTGGAGACCCTAGTTCTAGACCACCCAACAACCATTGGAGACTCCAGTTCTAGACACCCAACACCTACTGGAGACCCCAATTCTAGACACCCAACAACCATTGGAGACCCCATTCCTTGACCACCTAACACCCACTTCCATGAGCACCCAACACCTACTGGAGACCCCAATTCTAGACACCCAACAACCATTGGAGACCCCATTCCTTGACCACCTAACACCCACTTCcatgagcacccaccacccactGGAGACCCTAGTTCTAGACCACCCGACACCCCCTGGAGACCCCAGTTCTAGACACCCAACAACCATTGGAAACCCCATTCCTTGACCACCCAACACCCCCTGGAGACCCCAGTTCCTTGACCACCCAACACCCCCTGGAGACCCCAGTTCTAGACACCCAACAACCATTGGAAACCCCATTCCTTGACCACCCAACACCCCCTGGAGACCCCAGTTCCTTGACCACCCAACACCCCCTGGAGACCCCAGTTCTAGACACCCAACAACCATTGGAAACCCCATTCCTTGACCACCCAACACCCCCTGGAGACCCCAGTCCTTGACCACCCAACACCCCCTGGAGACCCCAGTTCCTTGACCACTCACCACCCACTGGAGACCCCAGTTCTAGACACCCAACAACCATTGGAGACCCCATTCCTTGACCACCCAACACCCACTTCCATGACCACCCAACACCCACTGGAGACCCCAGTTCTAGACCACCCACCGGAGATCCCATTCCTTGACCACCCAACACCCTTTGGAGACCCCATTCCTTGACCACCCAACACCCACTTCCTTGACCACCCACCACCCACTGGAGACCCCAGTCCTTGACCAGCCAACACCCACTGGAGACCCCAGTTCTAGACCACCCACCACCTGCTGGAGATCCCATTCCTTGACCACCCAACACCCACTGGAGACCCCAGTCCTTGACCACCCAACACCCCCTGGAGACCCCATACTTGACCACCCAACACCCCATTCCCAGTagccctccccccaccccattttgcccccctgggggggggtgttacCTGCCTCCAGACGTCCCCAGTTGACGGTGGAGAAGATGGGGTGCCCCTTGAGTTGGGCGCAGTCGTTGTCCCGGAAGCCCAGGCGGGCGTTGGGGTCCTTGGCCAGTAGCCCCTCACAGGCGGCACGAGCCACCGAGCTGAATCGCTCCGAGTAGGTGACGGGGTCATGGAGGATGCGTCGCGTCACCTCCTTGTTCTCCACCTGTGGGGACCAagggggggttcctggggggttCTGGAAGGTTCTTGAGGGGTTCATGGGAGGTTCTTTGGGGTTTCTGGGAGGTTCTTTGGGGGTTCTTGGAGTTCTGGAGGTTCTTTGGGGGGTTCTTGGGAGGTTCTTGAGGCTCCTGGGAGGTTTCTGGGAGGTTCTGGGGGTTCCTGGGAGGTTCTTGGAGTTCTAGAGGTtcttggggggggtcctgggaggTTTCTGGGAGGCTCTTGGTGGTTCCTGGAGGTTCATGGGAGGTTCTTGGGGTCCTGGGGGTTCCTGGAGGTTCTTGATGATCCTTGAGGGGCTCCGTTGGCTACTGGGAACCCTGGGATGTTATTTGTGGAGTTtctgggggctactgggagccctgggatgTTTCTTGGGGAGTTCCTGGGGGTTACTGGGATTtcctgggggttactgggagttactgggcaccttCTCCCCCCGGGTGCGGAAGGGTCCTTTGGCTGCCAGCATCTCGTAGAGGGTGACCCCCAGCGTGAAGTAGTCGACGGCCCAATCGTACTCCTCGTCCCGCAGCAGCTCCGGAGCCATGAACCctgagggacccaggtgtccaagGGGGACCCATGTGACCAAGGGGGACCCATGTGACCAAGGGACCCAGGCGATGAAGCAGGACCCAGTTGACCAAGAAGGACCCAGTTGACcaaggggggacccaggcatccgggggggggacacccatgtGACCAGGAAGGACCCACATGACCAAGGAGGACCCATGTGACCAAGGGACACGGGTGACCAAGGTCTATGTCCCCCCATTCCCCCCATAACCAAggtcctccccgtgtccccccatgtccccatgtcctccccgtgtccccctaaCACCCagggtcccccctgtcccccatgtccccctgtgtcctCCTCACACCCAGGGTCCCTCGTGTCCCCCCATACACCCCCCTGGTCCCCTACCTGGGGTCCCGGCGTAGCCGCGGGTTTTGTTCTGTCCCTCCTTGAGCTCCACAGCCAATCCCATGTCGGACAGACGGACGTGGCCTGCACCAGTAACTACCAGTAAGAACCAGTAACAACCTCGGGAATCCCCCCTGTGCCCTGCCCACATGAGTACCACCAGGAACCTCCCAGGAACCCCCCAGgaaccttcccagtgccctgacTGCACCAGTACCACCAGTAACACCCTAGGAACCCATCCCAGTGCCCTGCCCACACCAGTAACCACCAGTAAGAACCAGTATcacccccaggaaccccccaggAACCCATCCCAGTCCCCAAAGTCCCCACACCCcgcaatgtccccatgtcctttcACTCCCCaatatccccatgtccccacagcccccaatGTCCCCGaagtccccacatcccccccgtcCCTTTGCCCCCCCGATGTCCTTTTGCCCCCCaacgtccccatgtccctcaatgtccccacatccccccatgtctccatgtccccccagtgtccccacatccccatgtccctttcccccccactgtccccattgCCCCCAATATCCCTCATGCATCCAcatcctcccagtgtccccatgcccccccaacgtccccagtgtccccatgccccccaatgtccccacatCACCGGCGTCATCAAGGAGGACGTTCTCAGGCTTGAGGTCGCGGTAGACAATGCGATGCTGGtgcaggtgctccagccccagcaggatCTGGGCGGTGTAAAACACGGCCCGGGGCTCGGGGAACCCCGGGTTCTCCTCATCCACATTGTAGATGTGGTACCTGACACGCCAAGCACACACTAAGGACACGCTACATGCTTGGGGGACGCACCAGCACCTGGGGACATGCCACCGCCTGGATACACgctggggacagggcttggggaaGTTGGGTTGACTTCATCCACATTGCATGTGGGGCACCTGCACATGCTAAGGACATGCTAAGGACATGCTAAGGACATGGAACACACCAATGACTGGGGACATGCCACCAcctggggacacactggggacagggcttggggaaGTTGGGTTGACTTCATCCACATCACATGTGGGGCAGCTCCACATGCTAAGGACATGCCCCTGGGCGTCCTCTCTGGCTGCAACACGCCTGTGACACGCCAAGCACATGCTTTACCGCAGGTCACCGCCGTTCATGATGGTCATGACGAGGCAGAGATCAGTCTTGGTCTGGAAGGCGCAGGCCAGCGAGACGATGAAGCGGCTGTGAACCCGCGCCAGGATCCGCTTCTCCACCAGCGCTGCCTGCACACGCCAAGGACATGCTGCTGGGGGCAGCCCGGGACATGCCAGGGACACGACAAGGGCATGGAAGTGGCACATGCCCAGGAAAACAGGTGTAGGACATGGCAAGGACATGCAGGTGGCACTTGCCGAGGGTGGTACACGCCAAGCACATGCCAAGGACACACTGCTGGAGGTGGCCCAGGACATGCCAGGGACACACCAGGGACATGCGGGTGGCACATGCCCAGGAAAACACGGGTGGAACATGCCAAGGACATGCAGGTGGCCAAGGGGACAGATATGGGGACCGAGGGATGGCTGAGGGGACACAGGAATGGCCGAGGGGACCGACTGATGGCCGAGGGGAGACAAAAATGGCTGAAGGGACACAGAAATGGCCAAGGGGACGGAAGAATGGCCGAGGGGACCGAGGGATGGCCGAGGGCACACAGGAATGGCCgagaggacagagggacagatgAGGAGACAGatgagaggaaaagaggacaGATTTGGGGACAGAAGAGCAGATTTGGGGACACAGGAAGAGATTTGGGGACACAGAAACAGCCGAGGGGACCCCAAAATGGCTGATGGGACAGGTGTGGGGACAGAGAGGACAGAtatggggacagagggacggctgaggggacagaagggacagatgaggggacagagggatggctGAAGGGACACAGGGACGGCCAAGGGGACCGAGGGACAGCCGAGGGGAGACAGAAATGGCCGAGGGGACACAGGAACGGCCGAGGGGAcagatgaggggacagagggatggccgaggggacagaggggacagatgAGGGGACAGatgagaggaaaagaggacaGATTTGGGGACAGAAGAAGGGATTTGAGACCAGAGGAAGACATTTGGGGACACAGAAATGGCCGAGGTGACCCGAAAATGGCTGAGGGGACACAAAAATGGCTGAGGGGAGTGAGAGCCAGACGAGGGGACAGATGAGGGGACAGAGGAACGGCCGAGGGGACACAAAAATGGCCGAGGGGACCgaggggagagatgagaggaaaagaggacaGATTTGGGGACAGAAGAGGAGATCTGGGGACACAGGAACCAATTGGGGACCCAGAAACGGCCGAGGGGACCCAAAAATGGCTGATGGGACAgaggtggggacagagggacggcCGAGGGGAcagatgaggggacagagggatggccGAGGGGACCAAGAGACAGAtgaggggagagatgagaggaaaagaggacaGATTTGGGGACAGAAGAAGGGATTTGAGACCAGGGGAAGAGATTTGGGGACACAGAAATGGCCGAGGTGACCCGAAAATGGCTGATGGGACagatgtggggacagagggacggccgaggggacagaggggacagatgGATGGCCGAGAGGACACAGAAAGGGCCGAGAAGACACAGAAATGGCCGAGGGGACACAAAAATGGCCGAGGGGAGCGAGGGCCAGACGAGGGGACAGATGAGGGGACAAAGGGACGGCCGAGGGGACACAGGAATGGCTGAGGGGACACAAAAATGGCCGAGGGGACCGAGGGCCAGACGAGGGGACAGATGTGGGGACAAAGGGACGGCCGAGGGGACACAGGAATGGCTGAGGGGACACAAAAATGGCCGAGGGGACCGAGGGCCAGACGAGGGGACAGATGTGGGGACAAAGGGACGGCCGAGGGGACACAGGAATGGCTGAGGGGACACAAAAATGGCCGAGGGGACCgaggggagagatgagaggaaaagaggacaGATTTGGGGACAGAAGAGGAGATCTGGGGACACAGGAACCAATTGGGGACCCAGAAACGGCCGAGGGGACCCAAAAATGGCTGATGGGACAgaggtggggacagagggacggcCGAGGGGACAGATATGAGGCCACAGGAATGGCCGAGGGGACCGAGAGACAGAtgaggggagagatgagaggaaaagaggacaGATTTGGGGACAGAAGAGCAGATTTGGGGACACAGGAAGAGATTTGGGGACACAGAAACGGCCGAGGGGACCCAAAAATGGCTGATGGGACagatgtggggacagagggacggcCAAGGGGACAGAGGAATGGCCgaggggagagatgagaggaAAAGAGGACGGAAGGAGGGATTTGAGACCAGAGGAAGAGATCTGGGGACACGGGAATGGCCGAGAGGACCCAAAAATGGCCGTAGGGGAGCGAGGGGCCACCCACCCCCAGGGAAACGGTTGCCCACCTGGTAGCCCTGCCGTTTCTTGAGGCGCTTCTTGTTGAGGCGCTTGTTGGCGTACATCTTGCCGGTGGCCCGGCGTTGGCAAGCGCAGACCTCGCCGAAGCCACCTTTGCCCAGGACCCGGAATTCCACGAAGGCCTCGGCCCCCACCGCTTGCCCTTCCAACCATTTGAATTGCACGAAGCGGCCGAATTCCGGTGAGGAACGGTAGGGGGGCCAAGCCACCGCTTCCAGGTGGGCTAGTAACTCCCGGCGAGCTTGGCCAAAGTCGCCCGCCGAAGGGGTGGTGCCTGGTTCCAAGAGGGGGGAGACGGTGGGAGGGTGGTTGGAGGGGTGGTGGCGGGGGTGTCATGGCCGCCAACGCTGTCATGGCCACCATTGAAGGTGTCATGGCCACTGTTGGGAGTGTCATGGCCACCATTGGGGGATCGTGGCCACTAACAGTGGTGTTGACACCACCATTGAGGGCATCATGGCCACCGTTGGGGGTGTCACGGCTGCTAACGCTATCATGGCCACAATTGGGGTTGTCATGGCCACCATTGGGGGATTGTGGCCACTAACAGTGGTGTTGAGACCACCACTGAGGGCATCATGGCCACCCTTGGGGGTGTCATGGCCACCGCTGAGGGCATCATGGCCACTGTTGGGGGTGTCATGGCCACCGTTGGGGGTGTCATGGCTGCCACCACTGTCATGGCTGCCATTGGGGGCATCGTGGCCACTGTTGGGGATGTCATGGTCACCACTGGGGGATCGTGGCCACTAACAGTGGTGTTGAGACCACCATTGAGGGCATCATGGCCACCATCGGGGGTGTCATGGCCGCCAACACTGTCATGGCCACTGTTGGGGGTGTCATGGCCACCGTTGAGGGCATCGTGGCCACCATTGGGGGTGTCATGGCTGCCAATGGAGGTGCCATGGTGGTCATCACTGTCATGGCTGCCATTGAGGTGTCATGGCCACCATTGGGGTGTCATGACCTCCATTGAGGTGTCATGACCTCCATTGAGGTGTCATGGCCACCACTGGAGGTGTCACGGTGGCCATGATGGTGCCACAGTAGCCATTGGAGTTGTCATGGCAGCCATGTTGGTGCTATGGCAGCCATGTTGGTGTCATGGTGGCCATGATTGTGTCATGGCCACCACTGGGGATGTCATGGAGGCCATGCTGGTGTCATGATGGCCATGCTGGTGTCATGGCCACCATTGGAGATGTCACGGGAGCCATGATCATGAAATGGTGGCCGTGCTGGTGTCATGACGGCCA
It encodes the following:
- the GRK1 gene encoding rhodopsin kinase GRK1, giving the protein MDIGGLETVVANSAYVSARGGPGASSGRDRRQRARLRLPHISQCEALRARLAGGGGGGGQNGPQEGQDGGGVAQKSGGVAQNGVGGAQNGDARGGGHLEEDTSFRWQCVEQPIGKLLFRRFLEGTPGLAAAGALWAELEAYERCEEEERGGAAAAIRGRFFIPGGAQHCSFLSPAAIAPPTGTTPSAGDFGQARRELLAHLEAVAWPPYRSSPEFGRFVQFKWLEGQAVGAEAFVEFRVLGKGGFGEVCACQRRATGKMYANKRLNKKRLKKRQGYQAALVEKRILARVHSRFIVSLACAFQTKTDLCLVMTIMNGGDLRYHIYNVDEENPGFPEPRAVFYTAQILLGLEHLHQHRIVYRDLKPENVLLDDAGHVRLSDMGLAVELKEGQNKTRGYAGTPGFMAPELLRDEEYDWAVDYFTLGVTLYEMLAAKGPFRTRGEKVENKEVTRRILHDPVTYSERFSSVARAACEGLLAKDPNARLGFRDNDCAQLKGHPIFSTVNWGRLEAGLVPPPFVPDPRRVYAKDLGEVGAFSSVRGVELDAGDTALCDTFASGTVPIPWQEELIETGVFEELNIWGPPGTLPPDLDPAGAPAGGVKSATCGVL